One Paraburkholderia agricolaris DNA segment encodes these proteins:
- a CDS encoding porin: MKKTLLAVAVAATLPQLVYAQSSVTLAGVIDVGINDVTNAGGAHQYMMSSGVNNGSRVIFRGVEDLGGGLKSLFFLENGFNVNNGGLGQGGLLFGRQAYVGLASGQFGSITLGRQYDSVVDYVGQIAAADNWGGYISAHPGDLDNFNNSYRTNNSIKYTSPAFGGFTFGGVYSLGGVAGDVSRNQVWSLGAGYANGPLSLGVAMINARNPNLSFFGNNSQTTLTAATANGTVTPVYSGFMSARSYTSIGAAAAYTIGNGTAALTYSNVRFSNMGDTGSGPNPAHYTGTAMFNNAEVSFRYRPTPEWLLGAAYDFTDGNGAGGNEGARYHQGEMSAQYFLSKRTTLYVIGVYQHAAGVDSTGKRAVAAINLLTPSSSDSQTVLRVGFRHKF, from the coding sequence ATGAAAAAAACCTTGCTCGCAGTTGCCGTCGCGGCGACCTTGCCGCAACTCGTATATGCACAGAGCAGCGTGACGCTGGCAGGCGTGATCGATGTCGGCATCAATGACGTGACCAATGCCGGCGGAGCGCATCAGTACATGATGTCGAGCGGGGTGAACAATGGAAGCCGGGTCATTTTTCGGGGTGTCGAAGATCTGGGCGGCGGTCTCAAATCATTGTTTTTCCTCGAGAACGGCTTTAACGTCAACAATGGCGGCCTGGGGCAGGGCGGTCTGCTATTCGGGCGGCAGGCCTATGTCGGTCTGGCGAGCGGGCAGTTCGGGTCAATAACGCTGGGTCGTCAATACGATTCGGTGGTGGACTATGTCGGCCAGATCGCCGCGGCGGACAACTGGGGCGGCTATATCTCGGCGCACCCGGGCGACCTCGACAATTTCAACAATAGCTACCGCACCAACAACTCGATCAAGTACACGAGTCCGGCTTTCGGCGGTTTCACCTTTGGCGGCGTGTACAGTCTGGGCGGCGTGGCCGGCGATGTATCGCGCAACCAGGTGTGGTCGCTCGGTGCAGGTTACGCGAACGGGCCATTGAGCCTCGGCGTCGCGATGATCAATGCCCGCAATCCCAACCTCAGTTTCTTCGGCAACAACTCGCAGACCACGCTTACGGCGGCGACTGCAAACGGCACGGTCACGCCGGTGTATAGCGGCTTTATGTCGGCACGCAGTTATACGTCGATTGGCGCTGCTGCCGCCTACACGATCGGCAACGGGACGGCGGCGCTCACCTACTCGAATGTGCGTTTCAGCAACATGGGCGACACGGGTTCAGGTCCAAACCCGGCTCACTACACGGGCACGGCCATGTTCAACAACGCGGAGGTCAGCTTCCGCTACCGCCCTACACCTGAGTGGCTGCTGGGCGCGGCGTATGACTTCACGGACGGCAACGGCGCAGGCGGAAACGAGGGCGCACGCTACCACCAGGGAGAGATGAGCGCGCAGTACTTTCTGTCGAAGCGGACAACGCTGTATGTGATCGGCGTCTACCAGCATGCGGCAGGCGTCGATTCGACCGGCAAGCGCGCCGTCGCGGCGATCAATCTGCTGACGCCGTCGTCATCCGACTCGCAAACCGTGCTGCGCGTGGGCTTCCGGCACAAATTCTGA
- a CDS encoding ABC transporter substrate-binding protein — protein sequence MSGKKIMRFRRAAFCAGVSMLLHAGMTFAADSQPAGLLKRGTLVYCSSMDAPPLAFYDEQQQPQGFSVDVARDVAKSLGNLKVEWRNVPFSGQIPALKARQCDLIIGQLFDKPERREIIDIIDYMYSSQSIMVPRGNPRNVHSLDDLSGLKVAVINGSTIRSLLEKENDKLTAAHKPPMNIVVYGTDADAFQAFRLQQVDAYGTTAESAAQFQKVSGNMFQEAVSGFSRIATGIGARKNEPLSSAVAKVTAELTKSDRYTRMLEKWKLENERY from the coding sequence ATGTCAGGAAAGAAGATCATGCGTTTTCGTCGCGCCGCCTTTTGCGCAGGCGTATCGATGCTGTTGCACGCAGGGATGACGTTCGCGGCGGATTCGCAACCGGCAGGCCTGCTCAAGCGCGGCACGCTCGTCTATTGCTCGAGCATGGACGCGCCGCCGCTCGCTTTCTACGACGAGCAGCAGCAACCGCAGGGATTCTCGGTCGACGTCGCGCGTGATGTCGCAAAGTCGCTGGGCAACCTGAAGGTCGAATGGCGGAACGTGCCGTTCAGCGGCCAGATTCCCGCGCTAAAGGCGCGGCAATGCGACCTGATCATCGGCCAGTTGTTCGATAAGCCGGAGCGGCGCGAAATCATCGACATCATCGACTACATGTATTCGAGCCAGTCGATCATGGTGCCGCGCGGCAATCCCAGGAATGTTCATTCGCTCGACGATCTGTCCGGCCTGAAGGTCGCGGTGATCAACGGGTCGACGATCCGCTCGCTGCTGGAAAAGGAAAACGACAAGCTCACTGCCGCGCATAAGCCGCCAATGAACATTGTTGTCTACGGCACCGATGCCGACGCTTTCCAGGCATTCCGGCTGCAGCAGGTCGACGCATACGGCACCACAGCCGAAAGCGCCGCTCAATTCCAGAAGGTGTCCGGAAACATGTTCCAGGAAGCCGTGTCCGGATTCAGCCGGATCGCGACGGGCATCGGTGCGCGCAAGAACGAACCGCTCAGCAGCGCTGTCGCGAAGGTCACTGCTGAACTGACGAAGAGCGACCGCTACACGCGCATGCTCGAAAAGTGGAAGCTCGAGAACGAACGCTACTAA
- a CDS encoding amino acid ABC transporter ATP-binding protein: MNQTDEVIIEASNVHKSFGTTKVLNGVSLSVAKGEVVVLIGSSGSGKTTFIRCLNLLETFDSGRVRVNGRLLGYVERANGKVVRDSARELARQRRDIGMVFQRFNLFPHMTALENIIEAPTHVLKTPRGAAIQEAKRLLARVGLADRADHYPSQLSGGQQQRVAIARALAMQPKVLLFDEPTSALDPETVGEVLQVMKELAHDGMTMVVVTHEMEFAREVAHRVVVLDQGELIEEGPPEQIFTAPTHARTRSFLRRALKPAPVLAPLSPT, translated from the coding sequence GTGAATCAGACAGATGAAGTCATTATCGAGGCGTCGAATGTCCATAAATCGTTCGGCACAACGAAGGTACTCAACGGCGTATCGCTGAGCGTGGCGAAAGGCGAGGTGGTGGTGCTGATCGGCTCCTCGGGTTCCGGGAAAACCACCTTCATCCGCTGCCTGAATCTGCTCGAAACCTTCGATTCCGGCCGCGTGCGTGTGAATGGGCGCCTGCTCGGCTACGTCGAGCGCGCGAACGGCAAGGTGGTACGCGATTCCGCCCGCGAACTCGCGCGGCAGCGGCGGGACATCGGCATGGTATTCCAGCGTTTCAACCTGTTTCCGCACATGACGGCGCTCGAAAACATCATCGAAGCGCCGACCCATGTGCTGAAAACACCGCGCGGCGCTGCGATTCAGGAAGCGAAGCGCCTGCTGGCCCGTGTCGGGCTTGCGGATCGCGCGGATCACTATCCGTCCCAGTTGTCCGGCGGCCAGCAGCAGCGCGTCGCGATTGCTCGCGCGCTGGCGATGCAGCCGAAGGTTCTGCTGTTCGACGAGCCCACCAGCGCGTTGGACCCCGAGACCGTCGGCGAGGTGCTGCAGGTGATGAAGGAGTTGGCCCATGACGGGATGACGATGGTCGTCGTGACGCACGAAATGGAGTTTGCGCGGGAAGTCGCGCACCGCGTCGTTGTACTCGATCAGGGCGAACTGATCGAGGAGGGGCCGCCGGAGCAGATATTCACCGCGCCGACGCATGCGCGTACCCGCTCGTTCCTGCGCCGTGCGCTGAAGCCCGCGCCCGTGCTCGCGCCACTGTCGCCGACCTGA
- a CDS encoding LysR substrate-binding domain-containing protein, producing the protein METIIEIRELRSFVHIARVGSVSRAAAELYIAQPALSRQIAKLEAELGTPLFVRYGRGVRLTSAGAQLLERAEMIINFVTQTSEQVRASADRLSGHIALGLPPAVGVWVSAPIVEAFRERWPAVSLHMREGLSSSLQEWLLDRRVDLAIVYNQPPLEAFDVLPLCSEAMVIAGPPGDTVIQERGGEPLRIRDLAELPLIVPGFPHANRRVLEQAAVQHGVHLRIVLEVDSVTLTKALVRRGLGYALLTYTAIQEEVQRGDLQALPIERPSIRSTVALATLREQRASRLVRTMSDVVAEKLHDLATVGAWKDHVTWLGDNTQIVEEA; encoded by the coding sequence TTGGAGACGATCATCGAAATCAGGGAACTGCGGTCCTTCGTGCATATCGCGCGCGTAGGCAGCGTCAGCCGCGCGGCCGCCGAGCTTTACATCGCGCAACCCGCGCTCAGCAGACAGATCGCGAAGCTCGAAGCCGAGCTCGGCACGCCGCTGTTCGTGCGATATGGACGCGGCGTGCGGCTCACCAGCGCAGGTGCTCAATTGCTCGAACGCGCGGAGATGATCATCAATTTCGTCACACAAACGAGCGAACAGGTCCGCGCATCGGCCGATCGTCTGAGTGGCCATATTGCGCTGGGCTTGCCGCCGGCGGTCGGCGTGTGGGTTTCCGCGCCGATTGTCGAAGCGTTTCGCGAGCGATGGCCCGCAGTCTCGCTGCACATGCGCGAAGGTCTGAGCAGTTCGCTGCAGGAATGGCTGCTCGATCGCCGCGTCGATCTGGCGATCGTCTACAACCAGCCGCCGCTGGAAGCATTTGACGTACTGCCGCTATGCAGCGAAGCCATGGTCATCGCCGGGCCGCCGGGTGACACCGTGATTCAGGAACGTGGCGGCGAGCCGCTGCGGATTCGCGACCTCGCCGAACTGCCGCTGATCGTTCCGGGCTTTCCACACGCAAACCGGCGCGTTCTCGAACAGGCGGCCGTACAGCATGGCGTGCATCTGCGCATCGTTCTGGAAGTGGATAGCGTGACGTTGACGAAGGCACTCGTGCGCCGCGGTCTGGGATACGCGCTGCTCACCTACACGGCAATCCAGGAGGAGGTCCAGCGCGGCGATTTACAAGCATTGCCCATCGAACGCCCCAGCATCCGATCGACTGTCGCACTAGCCACTTTGCGCGAGCAACGCGCATCGAGGCTGGTACGTACCATGTCGGACGTGGTCGCCGAAAAGCTGCACGACCTCGCCACGGTCGGGGCATGGAAAGATCACGTCACCTGGCTCGGCGACAACACTCAGATCGTCGAAGAAGCGTAA
- a CDS encoding LysR substrate-binding domain-containing protein, whose translation MKLNQLRTFLAVVETSSIHAGARALGISQPAVSAVIRGLEQMLGAPLFRRSSLGIELTEYGQTFAVRARALVEDMRRAREEIAQMQNGESGSVSVSLSSTAARVFLPEALARFRQSMPNVAVELNEATWLEALDQLKKGVTDFAVVQAPQSLSYPEFVEVMPLIAFPLVIGARKSHPLLKSRSLADLVDATWLLPGRPAPGSAARFAEVFERHGFRAPKLIMRCQSTLTAFALMQSMDFVSLFAAPMAAQEFSRYGLKAVPVREALPELMHSLLTRREQPPTAAAAHFFHCIRQTCLDNASAASS comes from the coding sequence ATGAAACTGAACCAGTTGCGCACCTTCCTCGCCGTCGTCGAAACCAGCAGCATTCATGCGGGCGCACGAGCGCTCGGCATATCGCAGCCGGCAGTTTCGGCCGTTATTCGCGGGCTGGAACAGATGCTCGGTGCACCGCTATTCAGGCGCAGCAGCCTCGGCATTGAATTGACCGAATACGGCCAGACCTTCGCTGTGCGTGCCCGGGCACTGGTGGAGGATATGCGGCGCGCGCGCGAGGAAATTGCCCAGATGCAGAACGGGGAATCCGGCAGTGTTTCGGTATCCTTGTCATCGACGGCCGCCCGTGTTTTCCTGCCGGAGGCACTGGCGCGTTTCAGGCAGAGCATGCCGAATGTCGCGGTGGAATTGAACGAAGCAACCTGGCTCGAGGCGCTTGATCAACTCAAAAAGGGCGTCACGGACTTTGCGGTGGTCCAGGCGCCGCAGAGTCTTTCCTATCCTGAGTTCGTCGAAGTGATGCCGTTGATTGCATTCCCGCTAGTGATTGGCGCGCGCAAATCGCATCCATTGCTCAAAAGCCGCTCGCTTGCCGACCTGGTCGATGCCACCTGGCTATTGCCGGGACGGCCGGCGCCCGGCTCGGCCGCACGCTTTGCCGAGGTCTTCGAGCGTCACGGTTTTCGTGCGCCCAAACTCATCATGCGATGCCAGTCGACGCTGACGGCGTTCGCGCTGATGCAAAGCATGGACTTCGTTTCACTGTTTGCCGCGCCCATGGCGGCGCAGGAGTTCAGCCGATACGGACTGAAAGCGGTACCGGTCAGGGAGGCACTGCCTGAGTTGATGCACAGTCTGCTGACGAGGCGAGAGCAGCCCCCTACCGCTGCCGCCGCGCATTTCTTCCATTGCATCAGACAGACCTGTCTCGACAACGCATCGGCAGCATCTTCCTAA
- a CDS encoding M14 family metallopeptidase yields the protein MTGKINALFSASYAEARIKLHQAAESLGVTVESSVLDTYVGADGEALAIDHLLVSPPGAQSLLVITSGTHGVEGFAGSGCQIGLLRDEHLLAAATTNKVALLVVHAVNPYGFSHLRRANEDNIDLNRNCVNFSQPLPHNPDYKDIHSLLLPRTWPPTEQNRRDIADYYATYGEERFRKALVTGQYDVPDGLFYGGASPSWSHRSVRAIFRRHLKGFRHVAMIDVHTGLGAHGHGEKIFVGQSSPQELLRAKAYWGSDVLAPASIGSASIPVSGPIVALAYEEAEHDADVTTVALEFGTLLSDDVRYALRGDHWLHNQVSAAPGQAYTIKRALRDAFYCDNDAWKGMLFGQFKAAVLQALIGLGNSRTAH from the coding sequence ATGACCGGCAAGATCAATGCACTCTTTTCCGCCAGCTATGCCGAAGCCCGGATCAAGCTGCACCAGGCGGCGGAAAGCCTTGGCGTCACTGTCGAGAGCAGTGTGCTCGACACCTATGTCGGCGCCGACGGCGAAGCGCTAGCCATCGACCATTTGCTGGTGTCGCCGCCTGGCGCGCAATCCCTGCTGGTCATCACGTCGGGCACGCATGGCGTCGAGGGCTTTGCGGGGTCGGGATGCCAGATTGGTTTGTTGCGCGACGAGCACCTGCTCGCGGCGGCGACCACCAACAAGGTGGCGCTGCTTGTCGTCCATGCGGTCAACCCTTATGGTTTTTCGCATCTAAGGCGGGCCAACGAAGACAACATCGACCTTAACCGCAATTGCGTGAACTTCAGCCAGCCGCTGCCGCACAATCCCGACTATAAGGACATTCACTCGCTGCTGCTGCCGCGCACATGGCCGCCCACCGAGCAGAACCGGCGCGACATAGCCGACTACTACGCAACGTACGGTGAAGAACGTTTTCGCAAGGCGTTGGTCACCGGACAATACGACGTGCCCGACGGCCTGTTCTACGGTGGCGCATCGCCAAGCTGGAGCCATCGCAGTGTGCGAGCCATATTCAGGCGTCACCTGAAGGGCTTCCGGCACGTTGCCATGATCGATGTTCATACCGGCCTCGGTGCGCATGGGCATGGCGAAAAAATTTTCGTCGGCCAGTCGTCTCCGCAGGAACTGCTTAGGGCGAAGGCCTACTGGGGCAGTGACGTGCTGGCGCCGGCAAGCATCGGCTCGGCGTCCATTCCGGTGTCCGGGCCAATTGTTGCGCTTGCCTATGAGGAAGCGGAACACGATGCGGATGTGACCACGGTGGCACTCGAGTTCGGTACTTTGCTGTCGGACGATGTCAGGTATGCGCTGCGCGGCGATCACTGGCTGCACAACCAGGTGAGCGCCGCGCCCGGGCAGGCGTACACGATCAAGCGCGCGCTGCGTGATGCGTTCTATTGCGACAATGACGCGTGGAAAGGCATGCTCTTCGGACAGTTCAAGGCCGCTGTCCTGCAGGCTCTGATCGGTCTCGGCAACAGTCGCACGGCGCATTGA
- a CDS encoding GntR family transcriptional regulator, which produces MPKSAASRIPDLGATAEQEAYRFLFEAICQGRFATGQRIVAETIAAELSMSRMPVREALRRLHAEGLVILRPNRGAIVRGLSIEEVQDIFDMRVALEGLAMRVAAPRCTDKHLLTLERLLDDMDASVGNTELWVQRHCAFHECLCGISGRTRLYEQICSLYALIEGPMRLWMEQATFKRKRARDAHQELLDALRTRDPELAERAMREHIESTVPRLINILGTPNPRD; this is translated from the coding sequence ATGCCGAAATCCGCCGCATCACGAATCCCTGACCTTGGTGCAACGGCCGAACAGGAGGCCTACCGCTTCCTGTTCGAAGCGATTTGCCAAGGCCGTTTCGCTACGGGCCAACGGATCGTCGCCGAGACTATCGCTGCGGAACTCTCCATGAGCCGCATGCCTGTGCGGGAAGCGTTGCGTCGCCTGCACGCCGAGGGCCTGGTGATCCTCCGTCCGAATCGAGGTGCGATTGTCCGGGGCCTGAGCATCGAAGAGGTCCAGGACATCTTCGACATGCGCGTCGCGCTCGAAGGGCTGGCGATGCGCGTGGCGGCTCCGCGCTGTACTGACAAACACCTGCTCACCCTGGAACGTCTGCTGGACGACATGGACGCTTCGGTTGGAAACACCGAACTGTGGGTTCAGCGCCATTGCGCATTTCACGAATGCTTGTGCGGCATCAGCGGCCGCACGCGCCTCTACGAGCAGATCTGCTCGCTCTATGCGCTGATCGAGGGCCCAATGCGGCTGTGGATGGAGCAGGCAACCTTCAAGCGCAAGCGTGCCCGCGACGCTCATCAGGAACTGCTCGACGCGCTTCGCACCCGGGATCCGGAACTCGCGGAGCGCGCGATGCGCGAACACATCGAGTCGACGGTGCCGCGGCTGATCAACATCCTCGGAACCCCAAACCCTCGCGACTGA
- a CDS encoding MFS transporter — translation MKELSEFSDTAPTVAAVKNQGASAARVITAITIGNALEFFDFTIYSFLAVTMGELFFPNSTPYGQLLMSTAAFGVGFVTRPIGGIVLGSYADRAGRKAAMMMTLGLMALGAAMIACAPTYAQIGIAAPVIIVIARLIQGFSAGGEVGATTAMLLEYATPRTRSFYSSWQFSSQGLGVAIGAMLATACSGMLSHSEFMRWGWRIPFAVGILVAPVGLYIRQKLDDTVQPKPAHVKAASPLRVVLRDHWRVIMMGLLLMMGSTASVYLITFYMPTYAIHELGIPMSSALPAGILVGLVLFAGMPLTGMLADRFNRKKISIAARVAIVLAIYPAFIYLTAAPSASRLLLVVGLLSVLHVMSMTSMAIVPALLPKDIRATGVAFIYAIGVVLVGGSSQFITTWLVHVTGSKLSPALYLLACTAITVAALIKIEDRSARPLI, via the coding sequence ATGAAAGAGTTGAGCGAATTCTCGGATACCGCGCCAACCGTCGCCGCGGTGAAGAACCAGGGAGCCAGCGCCGCGCGCGTTATCACGGCGATCACGATCGGCAACGCGCTGGAGTTCTTCGATTTCACCATCTACAGCTTTCTTGCCGTCACCATGGGGGAGCTGTTTTTTCCAAACTCAACACCGTATGGCCAGTTGCTGATGTCGACCGCGGCCTTCGGCGTGGGTTTTGTCACGCGTCCGATCGGCGGTATCGTGCTGGGCAGTTATGCCGACCGGGCGGGCCGCAAGGCAGCGATGATGATGACGCTGGGTTTGATGGCGCTTGGCGCGGCAATGATCGCGTGCGCGCCGACGTACGCGCAGATCGGAATTGCGGCGCCTGTCATCATCGTGATTGCCCGGTTGATCCAGGGCTTTTCGGCGGGCGGTGAAGTTGGCGCGACCACCGCCATGTTGCTCGAGTACGCCACACCCCGGACACGTAGTTTCTATTCGAGCTGGCAGTTTTCCAGCCAGGGCCTGGGCGTCGCGATCGGTGCGATGCTCGCCACTGCCTGCAGCGGCATGCTCAGCCACAGCGAGTTCATGCGGTGGGGCTGGCGGATTCCTTTTGCTGTCGGCATTCTGGTCGCGCCGGTTGGCCTGTACATTCGCCAGAAGCTGGACGACACCGTGCAGCCGAAGCCAGCCCACGTCAAGGCGGCCAGCCCGCTGCGCGTTGTCCTTCGCGATCATTGGCGGGTCATCATGATGGGCTTGCTGCTGATGATGGGCAGCACCGCAAGCGTGTATCTGATCACGTTCTACATGCCGACGTACGCGATCCACGAACTTGGCATCCCGATGTCGAGTGCTCTGCCGGCGGGCATTCTGGTTGGTCTGGTGCTCTTTGCCGGCATGCCGCTGACCGGCATGCTCGCTGATCGGTTCAACCGGAAGAAAATCAGCATTGCAGCCCGCGTGGCCATCGTTCTGGCGATCTATCCCGCGTTCATCTACCTGACTGCCGCGCCAAGCGCGTCCCGTCTCCTGCTCGTGGTGGGCCTGTTGAGCGTCCTGCACGTCATGTCGATGACAAGCATGGCAATTGTGCCGGCGCTGCTGCCGAAGGACATTCGAGCCACCGGAGTCGCTTTCATCTATGCGATCGGCGTTGTTCTGGTTGGCGGTTCATCGCAGTTCATTACCACGTGGCTGGTACACGTCACCGGCTCGAAACTCAGCCCGGCACTCTATCTCCTGGCGTGCACCGCCATTACCGTTGCGGCGCTGATCAAGATCGAAGATCGCTCCGCCCGGCCTCTCATATAA
- a CDS encoding amino acid ABC transporter permease, with the protein MNFSWEIFRRFLTTPSPAYLHGLWLTCGISISAVLLGTVLGLFIALLRLSPNRPLQYVARAYIWVVRGTPLLVQIVFLYTAFAAADLFRFHDLDFGVFILPGNIQAAVLALGINSAAYMAEIIRAGLSAVDRGQYEASRSLGMSSVLLMRRIVLPQALRVIVPPMGNEFNVMLKNTTLVSVIGVPELMLSTQMITSVNFRVFELYLVLAIYFLLLTTLWGFVQRRLEAHYDRGEVKVTAGNRLFGAQTMKLLRGR; encoded by the coding sequence ATGAACTTTAGTTGGGAGATTTTCCGGCGGTTTCTGACGACGCCCAGTCCGGCCTATCTGCATGGACTGTGGCTCACCTGCGGAATCAGCATCTCGGCAGTTCTGCTCGGCACGGTGCTTGGCCTCTTTATCGCATTGCTACGACTCTCGCCAAACCGTCCCCTGCAGTATGTCGCACGCGCCTACATCTGGGTCGTACGCGGCACGCCGCTGCTGGTGCAAATCGTGTTCCTGTACACCGCGTTCGCGGCCGCCGATCTCTTCCGCTTCCACGATCTCGACTTCGGCGTGTTTATCCTGCCGGGCAACATCCAGGCAGCCGTGCTGGCGCTCGGGATCAATTCCGCCGCGTACATGGCGGAAATCATTCGTGCGGGTCTGAGTGCCGTCGATCGAGGCCAGTATGAAGCGTCGCGTTCGCTCGGCATGTCATCGGTGTTGCTGATGCGGCGCATTGTGCTGCCGCAGGCGCTGCGTGTGATCGTGCCGCCGATGGGTAACGAGTTCAACGTCATGCTGAAGAACACGACGCTCGTTAGTGTGATCGGCGTTCCAGAGCTGATGCTCAGCACCCAGATGATCACGTCGGTTAACTTCCGGGTGTTTGAGCTGTACCTCGTCCTCGCGATCTACTTCCTGTTGCTGACAACGCTGTGGGGGTTCGTCCAGCGCCGCCTCGAGGCGCACTATGACCGCGGTGAAGTCAAGGTGACTGCCGGTAACCGCCTGTTCGGTGCGCAAACCATGAAGCTTCTGAGGGGGCGTTGA
- the ggt gene encoding gamma-glutamyltransferase has translation MRNFEMPGRSLAFARNGMAATSHPAATLAALNVLAAGGNAMDAAIAACAVQCVVEPGSTGVGGDCFALYSRGGTDDIVAYDGAGWAPAEATVERMQQLGVDAIARHSAHAVTVPGAVHAWTTLHRDHGRLPLRDVLAPAIRHAEEGYAVTPRVAADWSKEVELLSRDRETRTTMLIDGAAPKPGVVHRQPRLASTLRAIAEEGRDAFYRGPLASRMVTHLRTHGGLHSLDDFADYHGEYVTPIRSAFRGYEVVECPPSGQGVVALMILKILEKLAADGDPLDPDRIHREIEAAKLAYSMRDAVLGDPRQHEVDVDWLLSDTLADELRGRIDLDRALPPAPALTPAEHQDTVYITVVDRERNCVSFINSLFHPFGSGLMAPDSGVLLHNRGQSFVVEPGHPNAIGPRKRPLHTIIPGMVTQGGRVRMSFGVMGGHYQAMGHAHFLSKVLHYGLDLQSAMDLPRIFPRPGTDSVEVEATMPAPVRAALLDRGFKLSAAPSAIGGSQAIWIDWEEGVLVGASDHRKDGCALGY, from the coding sequence ATGCGTAACTTCGAGATGCCCGGCCGTTCACTCGCGTTCGCCCGCAATGGCATGGCCGCGACCTCACACCCCGCGGCAACGCTTGCGGCGCTCAACGTGCTGGCCGCCGGCGGTAACGCGATGGATGCGGCGATCGCCGCATGCGCGGTGCAATGCGTCGTCGAGCCGGGATCGACCGGGGTTGGCGGCGATTGCTTCGCGCTGTATTCGCGCGGTGGCACGGATGATATCGTCGCCTACGACGGGGCGGGCTGGGCGCCTGCGGAGGCCACCGTCGAACGGATGCAACAACTCGGCGTAGACGCCATTGCGCGGCATTCCGCGCATGCGGTGACGGTGCCCGGCGCCGTGCATGCGTGGACGACGCTACACCGCGATCACGGCCGCCTGCCGCTGCGCGACGTCCTCGCGCCTGCGATCCGTCACGCGGAGGAAGGCTACGCAGTCACGCCGCGGGTTGCAGCCGACTGGTCGAAGGAGGTCGAATTACTGTCACGCGACAGGGAGACTCGCACAACGATGCTGATCGACGGTGCCGCGCCAAAGCCCGGCGTCGTGCACCGGCAACCGCGCCTTGCCAGCACGCTGCGCGCGATTGCCGAGGAGGGGCGTGACGCCTTCTACCGCGGTCCGCTCGCCTCTCGAATGGTGACGCATTTGCGCACGCACGGTGGCCTGCATTCGCTGGACGATTTTGCGGACTACCACGGCGAATACGTGACTCCGATACGTTCGGCGTTTCGTGGCTACGAGGTTGTCGAGTGCCCGCCGAGCGGACAGGGTGTGGTTGCGCTGATGATCCTGAAGATTCTCGAGAAACTCGCCGCTGACGGCGACCCGCTCGATCCTGATCGCATCCATCGGGAAATCGAGGCGGCCAAACTCGCCTATTCGATGCGCGACGCGGTATTGGGCGACCCCCGGCAACATGAGGTCGACGTTGACTGGCTGCTATCCGATACACTCGCCGACGAATTGCGCGGCCGAATCGATCTCGACCGTGCGTTGCCGCCTGCGCCGGCGCTCACGCCAGCCGAACATCAGGACACGGTGTATATCACCGTGGTCGATCGCGAGCGCAACTGCGTGAGCTTCATCAACTCGCTGTTTCACCCGTTTGGCAGCGGTCTGATGGCACCGGATTCTGGCGTATTGCTACACAACCGCGGCCAGAGCTTCGTCGTTGAGCCGGGACACCCGAACGCCATCGGACCACGCAAGCGACCGCTGCACACGATCATCCCGGGCATGGTGACGCAAGGCGGTCGCGTACGTATGAGCTTCGGCGTAATGGGCGGCCATTATCAGGCAATGGGCCACGCACACTTCCTGTCGAAGGTGCTTCACTATGGATTGGATCTCCAGTCGGCGATGGACTTGCCGCGTATCTTTCCACGCCCAGGCACGGACTCGGTCGAGGTCGAAGCAACCATGCCCGCGCCGGTTCGTGCGGCGCTGCTGGATCGTGGCTTCAAACTGTCTGCGGCACCGTCCGCGATTGGTGGATCCCAGGCGATCTGGATCGACTGGGAGGAGGGCGTGCTGGTTGGTGCGTCTGATCACCGAAAGGACGGCTGCGCGTTGGGTTATTGA
- a CDS encoding GNAT family N-acetyltransferase, with the protein MTDQSRSRLEIRRLSPPEWMHAYPVITQLRSLEEAEFMERAGRQSHSGYELVAAFDDGKIVGVMGMRPVHTLARGAHLHIDDLVVDAAGRGSGVGRSLMEYAEADARARGMSAIFLDARPDAIPFYERENYVLHAAPSMKKALVPPLPSRGAD; encoded by the coding sequence ATGACTGACCAGAGCCGCAGCAGGTTGGAAATTAGAAGACTATCGCCACCGGAATGGATGCACGCATACCCTGTCATCACTCAACTTCGGTCTCTTGAAGAGGCCGAATTCATGGAGCGAGCCGGCCGGCAATCGCATTCGGGCTATGAGCTTGTGGCCGCATTCGATGATGGGAAGATTGTCGGGGTAATGGGCATGCGGCCCGTTCACACTCTGGCGCGCGGGGCGCATCTGCATATCGATGACCTCGTGGTCGATGCGGCGGGCCGAGGGAGCGGCGTCGGTCGATCCTTGATGGAATATGCCGAAGCCGACGCCCGTGCTCGCGGTATGAGCGCGATTTTTCTTGACGCGCGGCCGGACGCCATTCCGTTCTATGAGCGCGAGAACTATGTGCTACACGCCGCGCCATCAATGAAGAAAGCTCTGGTTCCCCCACTTCCTTCACGCGGGGCGGATTGA